In the genome of Parus major isolate Abel chromosome 2, Parus_major1.1, whole genome shotgun sequence, one region contains:
- the TFAP2A gene encoding transcription factor AP-2-alpha isoform X4, with amino-acid sequence MTSRDLGTRSPQPGCLSLPRWGTGRSATTVPATGQPGYPSWGPWSQDPYSHVNDPYSLNPLHAQPQPQHPGWPGQRQSQETGLLHTHRGLPHQLSGLDPRRDYRRHDDLLHAPHGLGSGLADLPLHSIPHAIEDVPHVEDPGINIPDQTVIKKGPVSLSKSNNNAVSSIPINKDALFGGVVNPNEVFCSVPGRLSLLSSTSKYKVTVAEVQRRLSPPECLNASLLGGVLRRAKSKNGGRSLREKLDKIGLNLPAGRRKAANVTLLTSLVEGEAVHLARDFGYVCETEFPAKAVAEFLNRQHSDPNEQVTRKNMLLATKQICKEFTDLLAQDRSPLGNSRPNPILEPGIQSCLTHFNLISHGFGSPAVCAAVTALQNYLTEALKAMDKMYLSNNPNSHTDNSTKSGDKEEKHRK; translated from the exons ATGACCAGCAGGGACCTGGGGACTCGGAGCCCGCAGCCAGGATGTCTATCCTTGCCAAGATGGGGGACTGGCAG GAGCGCCACGACAGTACCAGCAACGGGACAGCCCGGCTACCCCAGTTGGGGACCGTGG TCTCAGGACCCCTACTCCCACGTGAACGACCCGTACAGCCTCAACCCCCTCCATgcccagccacagccccagcacccagGATGGCCGGGAcagaggcagagccaggagacGGGGCTGCTCCACACGCACCGGGGTTTGCCCCACCAGCTCTCGGGGCTCGACCCACGCAGGGACTACCGGCGGCACGACGACCTGCTGCACGCCCCGCACGGGCTGGGCTCGGGGCTGGCCGACCTGCCCCTCCACTCCATCCCCCACGCCATCGAGGACGTGCCG CACGTAGAAGACCCCGGTATTAACATCCCAGATCAAACTGTAATTAAGAAAG gcccCGTGTCCCTCTCCAAGTCTAACAACAACGCCGTCTCCTCCATCCCCATCAACAAGGACGCGCTCTTCGGCGGGGTGGTGAACCCCAACGAGGTCTTCTGCTCGGTGCCGGGCCGCCTCTCGCTGCTCAGCTCCACCTCCAAGTACAAGGTCACGGTGGCGGAAGTGCAGAGACGCCTGTCGCCGCCCGAGTGCCTCAACGCCTCCCTGCTGGGCGGAGTGCTCCGGAG GGCAAAGTCTAAAAACGGAGGGAGATCTCTGAGGGAGAAACTGGACAAAATAGGACTAAACCTGCCAGCCGGGAGGCGTAAAGCTGCTAACGTTACCTTGCTCACATCGCTCGTGGAGG GAGAAGCAGTACATCTAGCTAGAGATTTTGGGTACGTTTGTGAGACAGAATTTCCTGCCAAAGCAGTAGCTGAATTTCTCAACCGACAACATTCCGATCCAAACGAGCAAGTCACAAGAAAAAACATGCTTCTAGCAACAAA ACAGATCTGTAAAGAGTTCACCGACCTGCTGGCTCAGGACCGATCTCCCCTGGGGAACTCGCGGCCCAACCCCATTTTGGAGCCGGGCATCCAGAGCTGCCTGACCCACTTCAACCTCATCTCACACGGCTTTGGGAGCCCGGCGGTGTGTGCTGCCGTCACCGCCCTGCAGAACTATCTCACCGAGGCGCTCAAGGCCATGGACAAAATGTACCTCAGCAACAACCCCAACAGCCACACAGACAACAGCACCAAAAGCGGCGACAAAGAGGAGAAGCACCGAAAGTGA
- the TFAP2A gene encoding transcription factor AP-2-alpha isoform X2: MSILAKMGDWQERHDSTSNGTARLPQLGTVGQSPYTSAPPLSHTPNADFQPPYFPPPYQPIYPQSQDPYSHVNDPYSLNPLHAQPQPQHPGWPGQRQSQETGLLHTHRGLPHQLSGLDPRRDYRRHDDLLHAPHGLGSGLADLPLHSIPHAIEDVPHVEDPGINIPDQTVIKKGPVSLSKSNNNAVSSIPINKDALFGGVVNPNEVFCSVPGRLSLLSSTSKYKVTVAEVQRRLSPPECLNASLLGGVLRRAKSKNGGRSLREKLDKIGLNLPAGRRKAANVTLLTSLVEGEAVHLARDFGYVCETEFPAKAVAEFLNRQHSDPNEQVTRKNMLLATKQICKEFTDLLAQDRSPLGNSRPNPILEPGIQSCLTHFNLISHGFGSPAVCAAVTALQNYLTEALKAMDKMYLSNNPNSHTDNSTKSGDKEEKHRK; encoded by the exons ATGTCTATCCTTGCCAAGATGGGGGACTGGCAG GAGCGCCACGACAGTACCAGCAACGGGACAGCCCGGCTACCCCAGTTGGGGACCGTGGGTCAGTCTCCCTACACCAGCGCCCCACCGCTCTCCCACACCCCCAACGCCGACTTCCAGCCCCCTTACTTCCCCCCCCCTTACCAGCCCATCTACCCCCAGTCTCAGGACCCCTACTCCCACGTGAACGACCCGTACAGCCTCAACCCCCTCCATgcccagccacagccccagcacccagGATGGCCGGGAcagaggcagagccaggagacGGGGCTGCTCCACACGCACCGGGGTTTGCCCCACCAGCTCTCGGGGCTCGACCCACGCAGGGACTACCGGCGGCACGACGACCTGCTGCACGCCCCGCACGGGCTGGGCTCGGGGCTGGCCGACCTGCCCCTCCACTCCATCCCCCACGCCATCGAGGACGTGCCG CACGTAGAAGACCCCGGTATTAACATCCCAGATCAAACTGTAATTAAGAAAG gcccCGTGTCCCTCTCCAAGTCTAACAACAACGCCGTCTCCTCCATCCCCATCAACAAGGACGCGCTCTTCGGCGGGGTGGTGAACCCCAACGAGGTCTTCTGCTCGGTGCCGGGCCGCCTCTCGCTGCTCAGCTCCACCTCCAAGTACAAGGTCACGGTGGCGGAAGTGCAGAGACGCCTGTCGCCGCCCGAGTGCCTCAACGCCTCCCTGCTGGGCGGAGTGCTCCGGAG GGCAAAGTCTAAAAACGGAGGGAGATCTCTGAGGGAGAAACTGGACAAAATAGGACTAAACCTGCCAGCCGGGAGGCGTAAAGCTGCTAACGTTACCTTGCTCACATCGCTCGTGGAGG GAGAAGCAGTACATCTAGCTAGAGATTTTGGGTACGTTTGTGAGACAGAATTTCCTGCCAAAGCAGTAGCTGAATTTCTCAACCGACAACATTCCGATCCAAACGAGCAAGTCACAAGAAAAAACATGCTTCTAGCAACAAA ACAGATCTGTAAAGAGTTCACCGACCTGCTGGCTCAGGACCGATCTCCCCTGGGGAACTCGCGGCCCAACCCCATTTTGGAGCCGGGCATCCAGAGCTGCCTGACCCACTTCAACCTCATCTCACACGGCTTTGGGAGCCCGGCGGTGTGTGCTGCCGTCACCGCCCTGCAGAACTATCTCACCGAGGCGCTCAAGGCCATGGACAAAATGTACCTCAGCAACAACCCCAACAGCCACACAGACAACAGCACCAAAAGCGGCGACAAAGAGGAGAAGCACCGAAAGTGA
- the TFAP2A gene encoding transcription factor AP-2-alpha isoform X1, whose amino-acid sequence MKMLWKLTDNIKYEECEERHDSTSNGTARLPQLGTVGQSPYTSAPPLSHTPNADFQPPYFPPPYQPIYPQSQDPYSHVNDPYSLNPLHAQPQPQHPGWPGQRQSQETGLLHTHRGLPHQLSGLDPRRDYRRHDDLLHAPHGLGSGLADLPLHSIPHAIEDVPHVEDPGINIPDQTVIKKGPVSLSKSNNNAVSSIPINKDALFGGVVNPNEVFCSVPGRLSLLSSTSKYKVTVAEVQRRLSPPECLNASLLGGVLRRAKSKNGGRSLREKLDKIGLNLPAGRRKAANVTLLTSLVEGEAVHLARDFGYVCETEFPAKAVAEFLNRQHSDPNEQVTRKNMLLATKQICKEFTDLLAQDRSPLGNSRPNPILEPGIQSCLTHFNLISHGFGSPAVCAAVTALQNYLTEALKAMDKMYLSNNPNSHTDNSTKSGDKEEKHRK is encoded by the exons atgaaaatgctttggaaaCTGACGGATAATATCAAGTATGAGGAATGTGAG GAGCGCCACGACAGTACCAGCAACGGGACAGCCCGGCTACCCCAGTTGGGGACCGTGGGTCAGTCTCCCTACACCAGCGCCCCACCGCTCTCCCACACCCCCAACGCCGACTTCCAGCCCCCTTACTTCCCCCCCCCTTACCAGCCCATCTACCCCCAGTCTCAGGACCCCTACTCCCACGTGAACGACCCGTACAGCCTCAACCCCCTCCATgcccagccacagccccagcacccagGATGGCCGGGAcagaggcagagccaggagacGGGGCTGCTCCACACGCACCGGGGTTTGCCCCACCAGCTCTCGGGGCTCGACCCACGCAGGGACTACCGGCGGCACGACGACCTGCTGCACGCCCCGCACGGGCTGGGCTCGGGGCTGGCCGACCTGCCCCTCCACTCCATCCCCCACGCCATCGAGGACGTGCCG CACGTAGAAGACCCCGGTATTAACATCCCAGATCAAACTGTAATTAAGAAAG gcccCGTGTCCCTCTCCAAGTCTAACAACAACGCCGTCTCCTCCATCCCCATCAACAAGGACGCGCTCTTCGGCGGGGTGGTGAACCCCAACGAGGTCTTCTGCTCGGTGCCGGGCCGCCTCTCGCTGCTCAGCTCCACCTCCAAGTACAAGGTCACGGTGGCGGAAGTGCAGAGACGCCTGTCGCCGCCCGAGTGCCTCAACGCCTCCCTGCTGGGCGGAGTGCTCCGGAG GGCAAAGTCTAAAAACGGAGGGAGATCTCTGAGGGAGAAACTGGACAAAATAGGACTAAACCTGCCAGCCGGGAGGCGTAAAGCTGCTAACGTTACCTTGCTCACATCGCTCGTGGAGG GAGAAGCAGTACATCTAGCTAGAGATTTTGGGTACGTTTGTGAGACAGAATTTCCTGCCAAAGCAGTAGCTGAATTTCTCAACCGACAACATTCCGATCCAAACGAGCAAGTCACAAGAAAAAACATGCTTCTAGCAACAAA ACAGATCTGTAAAGAGTTCACCGACCTGCTGGCTCAGGACCGATCTCCCCTGGGGAACTCGCGGCCCAACCCCATTTTGGAGCCGGGCATCCAGAGCTGCCTGACCCACTTCAACCTCATCTCACACGGCTTTGGGAGCCCGGCGGTGTGTGCTGCCGTCACCGCCCTGCAGAACTATCTCACCGAGGCGCTCAAGGCCATGGACAAAATGTACCTCAGCAACAACCCCAACAGCCACACAGACAACAGCACCAAAAGCGGCGACAAAGAGGAGAAGCACCGAAAGTGA
- the TFAP2A gene encoding transcription factor AP-2-alpha isoform X5 → MRNVRSATTVPATGQPGYPSWGPWSQDPYSHVNDPYSLNPLHAQPQPQHPGWPGQRQSQETGLLHTHRGLPHQLSGLDPRRDYRRHDDLLHAPHGLGSGLADLPLHSIPHAIEDVPHVEDPGINIPDQTVIKKGPVSLSKSNNNAVSSIPINKDALFGGVVNPNEVFCSVPGRLSLLSSTSKYKVTVAEVQRRLSPPECLNASLLGGVLRRAKSKNGGRSLREKLDKIGLNLPAGRRKAANVTLLTSLVEGEAVHLARDFGYVCETEFPAKAVAEFLNRQHSDPNEQVTRKNMLLATKQICKEFTDLLAQDRSPLGNSRPNPILEPGIQSCLTHFNLISHGFGSPAVCAAVTALQNYLTEALKAMDKMYLSNNPNSHTDNSTKSGDKEEKHRK, encoded by the exons ATGAGGAATGTGAG GAGCGCCACGACAGTACCAGCAACGGGACAGCCCGGCTACCCCAGTTGGGGACCGTGG TCTCAGGACCCCTACTCCCACGTGAACGACCCGTACAGCCTCAACCCCCTCCATgcccagccacagccccagcacccagGATGGCCGGGAcagaggcagagccaggagacGGGGCTGCTCCACACGCACCGGGGTTTGCCCCACCAGCTCTCGGGGCTCGACCCACGCAGGGACTACCGGCGGCACGACGACCTGCTGCACGCCCCGCACGGGCTGGGCTCGGGGCTGGCCGACCTGCCCCTCCACTCCATCCCCCACGCCATCGAGGACGTGCCG CACGTAGAAGACCCCGGTATTAACATCCCAGATCAAACTGTAATTAAGAAAG gcccCGTGTCCCTCTCCAAGTCTAACAACAACGCCGTCTCCTCCATCCCCATCAACAAGGACGCGCTCTTCGGCGGGGTGGTGAACCCCAACGAGGTCTTCTGCTCGGTGCCGGGCCGCCTCTCGCTGCTCAGCTCCACCTCCAAGTACAAGGTCACGGTGGCGGAAGTGCAGAGACGCCTGTCGCCGCCCGAGTGCCTCAACGCCTCCCTGCTGGGCGGAGTGCTCCGGAG GGCAAAGTCTAAAAACGGAGGGAGATCTCTGAGGGAGAAACTGGACAAAATAGGACTAAACCTGCCAGCCGGGAGGCGTAAAGCTGCTAACGTTACCTTGCTCACATCGCTCGTGGAGG GAGAAGCAGTACATCTAGCTAGAGATTTTGGGTACGTTTGTGAGACAGAATTTCCTGCCAAAGCAGTAGCTGAATTTCTCAACCGACAACATTCCGATCCAAACGAGCAAGTCACAAGAAAAAACATGCTTCTAGCAACAAA ACAGATCTGTAAAGAGTTCACCGACCTGCTGGCTCAGGACCGATCTCCCCTGGGGAACTCGCGGCCCAACCCCATTTTGGAGCCGGGCATCCAGAGCTGCCTGACCCACTTCAACCTCATCTCACACGGCTTTGGGAGCCCGGCGGTGTGTGCTGCCGTCACCGCCCTGCAGAACTATCTCACCGAGGCGCTCAAGGCCATGGACAAAATGTACCTCAGCAACAACCCCAACAGCCACACAGACAACAGCACCAAAAGCGGCGACAAAGAGGAGAAGCACCGAAAGTGA
- the TFAP2A gene encoding transcription factor AP-2-alpha isoform X3 yields the protein MLVHSFSAMERHDSTSNGTARLPQLGTVGQSPYTSAPPLSHTPNADFQPPYFPPPYQPIYPQSQDPYSHVNDPYSLNPLHAQPQPQHPGWPGQRQSQETGLLHTHRGLPHQLSGLDPRRDYRRHDDLLHAPHGLGSGLADLPLHSIPHAIEDVPHVEDPGINIPDQTVIKKGPVSLSKSNNNAVSSIPINKDALFGGVVNPNEVFCSVPGRLSLLSSTSKYKVTVAEVQRRLSPPECLNASLLGGVLRRAKSKNGGRSLREKLDKIGLNLPAGRRKAANVTLLTSLVEGEAVHLARDFGYVCETEFPAKAVAEFLNRQHSDPNEQVTRKNMLLATKQICKEFTDLLAQDRSPLGNSRPNPILEPGIQSCLTHFNLISHGFGSPAVCAAVTALQNYLTEALKAMDKMYLSNNPNSHTDNSTKSGDKEEKHRK from the exons ATGTTAGTGCACAGTTTTTCGGCTATG GAGCGCCACGACAGTACCAGCAACGGGACAGCCCGGCTACCCCAGTTGGGGACCGTGGGTCAGTCTCCCTACACCAGCGCCCCACCGCTCTCCCACACCCCCAACGCCGACTTCCAGCCCCCTTACTTCCCCCCCCCTTACCAGCCCATCTACCCCCAGTCTCAGGACCCCTACTCCCACGTGAACGACCCGTACAGCCTCAACCCCCTCCATgcccagccacagccccagcacccagGATGGCCGGGAcagaggcagagccaggagacGGGGCTGCTCCACACGCACCGGGGTTTGCCCCACCAGCTCTCGGGGCTCGACCCACGCAGGGACTACCGGCGGCACGACGACCTGCTGCACGCCCCGCACGGGCTGGGCTCGGGGCTGGCCGACCTGCCCCTCCACTCCATCCCCCACGCCATCGAGGACGTGCCG CACGTAGAAGACCCCGGTATTAACATCCCAGATCAAACTGTAATTAAGAAAG gcccCGTGTCCCTCTCCAAGTCTAACAACAACGCCGTCTCCTCCATCCCCATCAACAAGGACGCGCTCTTCGGCGGGGTGGTGAACCCCAACGAGGTCTTCTGCTCGGTGCCGGGCCGCCTCTCGCTGCTCAGCTCCACCTCCAAGTACAAGGTCACGGTGGCGGAAGTGCAGAGACGCCTGTCGCCGCCCGAGTGCCTCAACGCCTCCCTGCTGGGCGGAGTGCTCCGGAG GGCAAAGTCTAAAAACGGAGGGAGATCTCTGAGGGAGAAACTGGACAAAATAGGACTAAACCTGCCAGCCGGGAGGCGTAAAGCTGCTAACGTTACCTTGCTCACATCGCTCGTGGAGG GAGAAGCAGTACATCTAGCTAGAGATTTTGGGTACGTTTGTGAGACAGAATTTCCTGCCAAAGCAGTAGCTGAATTTCTCAACCGACAACATTCCGATCCAAACGAGCAAGTCACAAGAAAAAACATGCTTCTAGCAACAAA ACAGATCTGTAAAGAGTTCACCGACCTGCTGGCTCAGGACCGATCTCCCCTGGGGAACTCGCGGCCCAACCCCATTTTGGAGCCGGGCATCCAGAGCTGCCTGACCCACTTCAACCTCATCTCACACGGCTTTGGGAGCCCGGCGGTGTGTGCTGCCGTCACCGCCCTGCAGAACTATCTCACCGAGGCGCTCAAGGCCATGGACAAAATGTACCTCAGCAACAACCCCAACAGCCACACAGACAACAGCACCAAAAGCGGCGACAAAGAGGAGAAGCACCGAAAGTGA